The Rhea pennata isolate bPtePen1 chromosome 7, bPtePen1.pri, whole genome shotgun sequence genome contains a region encoding:
- the INA gene encoding alpha-internexin — MAAAPRRSLLGTRVQAFSGLPPGPRGPGVFSGPQFQRSHWELAQVPPVACSLLPCQTIVLAETQLTAPVEIPVLRLREREPREEREPRPARASERRQLQGLNDRFAGYIERVRALEQRNRALAAELAALRRRPPAPRRLGELLGGELRALRARLAEAHGERAQAALERARLAEETQRLRARCEEEARGRAEAEQALRARQRAADGAARARRDLELRAAALREELAALRRAHREELAALGAAPPAEPPPPPPARPDLAAALRELRAQYEALAARNLQAAEGWYRARCAGLHERAARSQEAARASRREAGECRRQLRARAAEMESLRGAQQSLERQLQDAAERHSAEAAGLQDTIGQLEDDLRNTKNEMARHLREYQDLLNVKMALDIEIAAYRKLLEGEETYFSTGSISLAALNPFPNPAYSSQQRVFSSSMAAGAKTSPLSIRKEEQEEIIKVASKIPSGRAEVIEETITSTRKTERSNLREGSITAAKM, encoded by the exons ATGGCGGCGGCTCCTCGGCGATCCCTCCTCGGCACCCGGGTCCAGGCCTTCAGCGGACTTCCTCCGGGGCCACGTGGACCCGGCGTCTTCTCTGGGCCCCAGTTCCAGCGGTCGCACTGGGAACTGGCTCAGGTCCCACCTGTTGCCTGCAGTCTGCTCCCCTGCCAGACCATCGTGT TAGCAGAAACCCAGCTTACAGCTCCTGTGGAGATACCGGTTTT gcggctgcgggagcgggagccgcgggAGGAGCGGGAgccgcgcccggcgcgggccAGCGAGAGGCGGCAGCTGCAGGGCCTCAACGACCGCTTCGCCGGCTACATCGAGCGGGTGCGGGCGCTGGAGCAGCGCAACCGGGCGCTGGCGGCCGAGctggcggcgctgcggcggcggccgccggcgccgcgccgcctcggcGAGCTGCTCGGCGGGGAGCTGCGCGCCCTGCGCGCCCGCCTGGCGGAGGCGCACGGCGAGCGGGCGCAGGCGGCGCTGGAGCGGGCGCGCCTGGCCGAGGAGACGCAGCGGCTGCGGGCGCGCTGCGAGGAggaggcgcggggccgcgccgaggCGGAGCAGGCGCTGCGCGCCCGGCAGCGGGCGGCCGACggggcggcccgcgcccgccgcgaCCTGGAGCtgcgcgccgcggcgctgcgcgaGGAGCTGGCGGCGCTGCGCCGCGCGCACCGCGAGGAGCTGGCCGCGctgggcgccgcgccgcccgccgagccgccgccgccgccgcccgcccgccccgacctggcggcggcgctgcgggagcTGCGCGCCCAGTACGAGGCGCTGGCGGCGCGCAACCTGCAGGCGGCCGAGGGCTGGTACCGCGCGCGCTGCGCCGGCCTGCACGAGCGCGCGGCGCGCAGCCAGGAGGCGGCCCGCGCCAGCCGCCGCGAGGCCGGCGAGTGCCGGCGCCAGCTGCGCGCCCGCGCAGCCGAGATGGAGAGCCTGCGCGGCGCGCAGCAGTCCCTCGAGCGGCAGCTGCAGGACGCGGCGGAGCGGCACAGCGCCGAGGCGGCCGGCCTGCAG GACACCATCGGGCAGCTGGAGGATGACCTGCGAAACACCAAGAACGAGATGGCCCGACACTTGAGGGAGTACCAAGACCTGCTTAATGTGAAGATGGCCCTCGACATCGAGATAGCTGCCTACAG gaagctgctggagggagaggagacgTACTTCAGCACTGGAAGCATCAGCCTTGCAGCACTGAATCCTTTCCCTAACCCTGCTTACTCTTCCCAGCAAAGGGTCTTTAGTTCCTCCATGGCTGCTGGTGCAAAAACATCCCCTCTGTCCATCAGGAAAGAGGAGcaagaagaaattattaaaGTGGCCTCTAAAATACCATCTGGTCGGGCTGAAGTGATAGAGGAGACTATAACCTCTaccaggaagacagagagaTCAAACCTGCGTGAAGGGAGCATTACGGCTGCAAAAATGTAA